One Vicia villosa cultivar HV-30 ecotype Madison, WI linkage group LG5, Vvil1.0, whole genome shotgun sequence genomic window, ATTGGTGTgatgtttattattaatttattaggtTCATTGgctattatcaaaataattagggaattattaattattaattttggtaTTATTATCAGAATTATTAATTAGGAGTGTTATTGATAATTGTTAAATAATTGGACAATAGGCCCGTTGGGTGTATAAaaccctaacctaatacattaatataaatAGGTGCTATTTCTAACAATTAGGGGAGGCCAATTTTCTAACCCTATTCACCGACCTTTTTTCGACCGTACCATCACAAACCTCCAATTTTTCTTCCAAAAACAAAACTTTGTTCATAGTCATAACAGCAGCCCCGTGAAACAGTGAAATCACTGATTTCCCTTTTATCATACCATTGACCTCACCATTATCATCTCCCAAACCAAACCTCATGCAAATTACACCACTTGTTCAAACTCATGAAATCCACAACCTATAAATAACATTACCTTCAACCATTACAATAATTTTGCAAATTCAATTCTAACCAATAAATCAAGAATCAATACCATAAGCCTTTTGAGAACCCAAAAACACTTACTTTTTCTTTACCCACAAATTTcatcaatctttgacttttgtgTTGTTGTAAATACAATAAACTTTTTTCCTCGATGCTAAGAAGCATTAACAAACATTGCATTCGTACTAATTCAATCATAAGAATCTGCTGTTTTttagtttgttttgttttcagggAAGAACAAAGGAAGAAGAATGAGAAGACAGGGAAACAGAATCCACGAGCAACCACTGCGAGCCCTCCGAATCGCCGGTCCTCCTCGCGCCGCCGTGGAAGCCCCTCGCAACCGCACGCGGCCAACAGCACCGCCGAATCCATACCGCCGCGGCACTCCTCCGTTCGCAACCGAACCCAGCCACCCACCGCTCCGTCGATCTACGCTTCATCATCGAAGAGCACATCCGCCGCGAACCAATGCGTCCATGCCTTCAGACCCGTCGATTCGATCCACCCTCTTCCGTTCATCACGGCCGCCGTCGGACACCCACCACCACTAGATCCCATGAGCACACTTTTTCTCTTAGTTGGAATCATGTGTTtatttgttgattttgatttatGCTATGCACTTGATTGCAAGAGACATGGAAATAATTTCTCTCTTAATTATGTTTGCCCTTGCTGTTAAGaataaatgaaaaagaagaaggagaaCGAACAGTGACGACACGTGTTGTTGTTTAATAGTTGGAAATACTTGTCTTACGTTCATCTTATTGAGTTGGGGACTAATTATCAATCAAAGCGAAGTGGCGTAGCAGATGAAAGAGGTGTTTGATGTTACATGCGCAAGGgcaagggttcgatccctgcctcttgcgtgtattttctctaattttttccttgtTCTTGATAACAGATTCGATGCGCATGATTTCTTTACACGCACGATACACCCTCTACTAGCAACCTTTGGATCATGTCAAGATCTGATCCAACGCTCCACAGTGTGAAGCTCCACCATGGACATTCAAGAGACATCCTACAGGATCAGCACCCAGGTTTTCTTAATTGTTCTTatgtatttatttgtttaatggtgtaattaaattaatatgttttttatggtatatagtttaattgtgaaaTTAAATTAACAATATAATTACATTAGGATTAGGGATATAGTTATTTAGGATTATTTTCTCGACTATTTTCCCAATCATCCGATTTAagtgatttaattttaattattataaaatcacaaaaaccctaaaaaaggttatacgaattagggtttgctccatcccatttgcccaaagtatcaaagatattaggatttaatttattattcgttccgactaaatctattggtcgcgatggttaataatcgattaatttaattaatcaaatcctataaattaaaattcaaataaatttattttgctaaatggttttaaccatcttattggttatgatgattagcatatttccccttatcaattcgtt contains:
- the LOC131605148 gene encoding actin-binding protein wsp1-like — translated: MRRQGNRIHEQPLRALRIAGPPRAAVEAPRNRTRPTAPPNPYRRGTPPFATEPSHPPLRRSTLHHRRAHPPRTNASMPSDPSIRSALFRKNKGRRMRRQGNRIHEQPLRALRIAGPPRAAVEAPRNRTRPTAPPNPYRRGTPPFATEPSHPPLRRSTLHHRRAHPPRTNASMPSDPSIRSTLFRSSRPPSDTHHH